One genomic region from Drosophila subpulchrella strain 33 F10 #4 breed RU33 chromosome 2R, RU_Dsub_v1.1 Primary Assembly, whole genome shotgun sequence encodes:
- the LOC119552033 gene encoding uncharacterized protein LOC119552033, producing the protein MKTKNKININSANCQCFSHSSQGIALVDEKNVLRIHSYTYKCLNHNPRPRILG; encoded by the coding sequence atgaaaaccaaaaacaagaTCAACATCAACAGCGCCAACTGCCAATGCTTTAGTCACTCGAGTCAAGGAATCGCCCTAGTTGATGAGAAGAACGTACTGAGGATACACAGCTACACGTACAAGTGCTTGAATCACAATCCGCGACCTCGGATACTTGGCTGA
- the LOC119552030 gene encoding sestrin homolog, with amino-acid sequence MYYAVDYYADMGQISQDCFAATKTGASDLDMDELDDLDQVTQVIGYHPQFHDHFLRTQNFIMKGDGPLPNDYRYYLAIIAAARHQCPYLVKRYEKEFINQGGDSAWLGGLGFIPPKLRAIYDINKILAHRPWLLRKEHIERLTKGKNSWSLSEVVHAMVLLSHFHSLSSFVFSCGLTQKLDGLSSPKLKSPPAVVGPQEPGVLCHPTAASNTTITITSTSPMDPQKALEISINNAKPDYNSQTAAENNGGPAPDSGNAAGDGHGPDATALNGYLATAQQLPQQHGISVEALMERMKVLSQKQDECSEAELSSRFQKVEQQTAELAAVIPEATVAVPTNLSHYVDDPNFIYQDFARRGTESINTFRIQDYSWEDHGYSLVDGLYNDVGTFLDAKFRAAYNLTYCTMGGIKNVDTSKFRRAIWNYIQCIYGIRHDDYDYGEVNQLLVRPLKMFIKTACCFPERITTKDYDSVLVELQDSEKVHVNLMIMEARNQAELLYALREIMRYMT; translated from the exons ATGTACTACGCTGTTGATTACTACGCGGATATGGGACAAATCTCTCAAGAT TGTTTCGCTGCAACAAAAACTGGAGCATCTGACCTTGACATGGATGAACTGGATGATTTGGATCAGGTCACCCAGGTGATTGGCTACCATCCCCAGTTCCACGATCACTTTCTGCGCACCCAGAACTTCATAATGAAGGGGGATGGTCCGCTGCCGAATGACTACAGATACTATTTGGCCATAATT GCTGCTGCCCGACATCAATGTCCTTATCTGGTGAAGCGGTACGAGAAGGAGTTCATCAACCAGGGAGGAGATAGCGCCTGGCTGGGCGGCCTGGGCTTTATACCACCCAAACTACGTGCCATATACGatatcaataaaatattagCCCATCGTCCCTGGCTGCTGCGCAAGGAGCACATCGAG CGGCTCACCAAGGGTAAGAACAGCTGGTCCCTGTCGGAGGTGGTGCACGCCATGGTCCTGCTCTCGCATTTCCACTCGCTATCCTCCTTTGTGTTTTCCTGCGGCCTCACACAAAAGCTGGACGGCTTGTCTAGCCCCAAATTGAAGAGTCCGCCGGCCGTGGTGGGGCCCCAAGAGCCGGGGGTCCTATGCCACCCAACCGCCGCCAGCAACACCACCATCACTATCACCTCCACCTCTCCAATGGACCCGCAGAAAGCGCTGGAGATCTCGATCAACAATGCAAAGCCGGATTACAATAGCCAAACCGCTGCGGAAAACAATGGAGGACCAGCACCTGACTCTGGAAATGCTGCCGGAGATGGCCATGGACCCGATGCAACGGCCCTCAATGGATATTTGG CCACGGCCCAGCAACTGCCGCAGCAGCACGGCATCAGTGTGGAGGCGCTTATGGAGCGCATGAAGGTCCTGTCCCAGAAACAGGACGAGTGCAGCGAGGCCGAGCTGAGTAGCCGCTTCCAGAAGGTGGAGCAGCAGACCGCCGAGCTGGCTGCCGTGATTCCAGAGGCCACTGTTGCCGTGCCAACTAATCTATCGCACTACGTGGACGATCCCAACTTCATTTACCAGGACTTTGCCCGCCGCGGCACCGAAAGCATCAACACGTTTCGCATTCAGGACTACTCCTGGGAGGATCACGGCTATTCGCTGGTGGATGG GCTGTACAACGATGTGGGAACCTTTTTGGATGCCAAATTTCGGGCTGCCTACAATCTCACCTATTGCACCATGGGCGGCATCAAGAATGTGGACACGTCCAAGTTTCGACGGGCAATTTGGAACTACATCCAGTGCATCTACGGCATACGTCACGATGACTATGACTATGGTGAAGTGAATCAG CTCCTTGTGCGCCCcttgaaaatgtttattaaGACAGCCTGCTGCTTTCCCGAGCGTATTACAACCAAGGATTATGATAGTGTGCTGGTCGAGCTGCAGGACAGTGAAAAG GTTCATGTGAATCTAATGATAATGGAAGCCCGTAATCAGGCCGAGTTACTCTATGCTCTGCGCGAGATAATGCGCTATATGACTTGA
- the LOC119552032 gene encoding purine nucleoside phosphorylase: MCNRDCCEARSPIAKRMAARRLLQLEEEERRKPKLVIPTPQSLFYPYEEVEAMAKYIIDVSHIRPRYGLICGSFLGGMISLVEQPVVIPYEDIPNFPAGIEPDCSFVVGTVMGAPIIALAHRFHVCEGFNLATCSLPVRVMQLCGVKTIMLTSQAAAVNMEYQLGDIMLVEDHINVVGMMHQTALEGPSDTRFGSRKFSMINAYDRELLEKSLEIGKRMGVQQFLHKGVLACLGGPVFETLAEERMLRAMEVDAVGISLVPEVIVAHQGGLQVLAFVIISMVANEKQNEENEKDRDTDLDLEKSEEASLEVSPLRVQACSDLIGRLLYHMHHEL, from the coding sequence ATGTGCAACAGGGACTGCTGCGAGGCCAGGTCGCCGATCGCAAAGCGAATGGCGGCCCGTCGGCTTTTGCAGCTGGAGGAAGAGGAGCGCCGGAAGCCCAAGCTGGTGATCCCCACGCCGCAGAGCCTCTTCTACCCCTACGAAGAAGTCGAGGCCATGGCCAAGTACATCATAGACGTGAGTCACATCCGTCCAAGGTACGGCTTGATCTGCGGCAGCTTCTTGGGCGGCATGATCTCGCTGGTGGAACAGCCTGTGGTCATTCCTTACGAGGATATACCCAACTTCCCCGCCGGCATAGAGCCCGACTGCAGCTTCGTTGTGGGCACGGTTATGGGTGCACCCATTATCGCCTTGGCCCATCGGTTCCACGTCTGCGAGGGCTTCAACCTGGCCACCTGTTCGCTGCCCGTGCGCGTGATGCAGTTGTGCGGGGTCAAGACCATCATGCTGACCTCTCAGGCAGCCGCTGTGAATATGGAATACCAACTGGGCGACATAATGCTGGTCGAGGACCACATCAATGTGGTGGGCATGATGCACCAGACGGCTCTCGAGGGTCCCAGTGATACGCGCTTCGGCAGCCGAAAATTCTCGATGATCAATGCGTACGATAGGGAGCTATTGGAAAAGAGTCTCGAGATTGGCAAAAGGATGGGTGTTCAGCAGTTCCTGCACAAGGGCGTTCTGGCCTGCCTGGGCGGTCCTGTGTTCGAGACCCTGGCCGAGGAACGAATGCTGCGAGCGATGGAGGTGGACGCCGTGGGCATATCCTTGGTGCCCGAGGTCATAGTCGCCCATCAAGGCGGCCTGCAGGTCCTGGCCTTTGTGATCATCAGCATGGTGGCCAATGAAAAGCAAAACGAAGAGAACGAGAAGGACAGGGATACGGATCTCGATTTGGAGAAGTCCGAAgaggcatccttggaggtttCTCCGCTAAGGGTGCAGGCCTGTTCGGATCTGATCGGTCGCCTGCTCTACCACATGCACCATGAGCTCTGA